The Conexivisphaera calida genome includes a region encoding these proteins:
- a CDS encoding winged helix-turn-helix transcriptional regulator — MPRRIDADREKALLRALIAMGPRNLAAVAHSLGMPEETVRYKLRKFYERGLVFYVFVDLSKLGLRPYYAELKFSPRWRPSAGQLLQSMYGYSYISYYTGYLTGSYITAYFSMPYGAGGHLRRLLDEMAEMGILEEYRLRPAAWVSYKGVDPDFFDPDVGEWDIDWDRVRPPEKLPERVDYPEERPSAEFDYYDLLIVSELQQDARIAVADMAERTGANEKTLSYHFNRHVVENGIVKGYLLRWWGAHYAKTNTVSYLELAISGIRRKDVDSLRRSLEALPFAYSSRLLEEGESTYVLQIMMPPNYFNQSITWLRDRLSELSMLDSTSFRLLDARESASMTVPLELYNRESESWTIKVDELVEKLRAVVRMVEGAGAPSAGMGGAAASGDPEPKLGQ, encoded by the coding sequence GTGCCCCGGAGAATAGATGCCGATAGGGAAAAGGCGCTGCTGAGGGCGCTGATCGCCATGGGACCTAGGAACCTCGCCGCGGTCGCGCACTCGCTTGGAATGCCGGAGGAGACCGTGAGGTACAAGCTCAGGAAGTTCTACGAGAGGGGGCTCGTCTTCTACGTGTTCGTCGACCTCTCGAAACTGGGGTTGAGACCGTATTACGCGGAGCTCAAGTTCTCACCCAGATGGAGGCCGTCCGCCGGCCAGCTCCTCCAATCCATGTACGGCTACTCGTATATCTCATACTACACGGGATATCTTACGGGATCATACATAACTGCATACTTCTCAATGCCCTATGGAGCCGGAGGACATCTTCGCCGCCTGCTTGATGAGATGGCCGAGATGGGGATCCTCGAGGAGTACCGCCTTCGCCCGGCGGCATGGGTGAGCTATAAAGGAGTGGATCCGGATTTCTTCGACCCAGATGTCGGCGAGTGGGACATAGACTGGGATCGCGTCAGGCCCCCGGAGAAGCTCCCGGAGCGCGTGGACTACCCCGAGGAGCGGCCTTCCGCAGAGTTCGACTACTATGACCTGCTGATAGTGTCCGAGCTGCAGCAGGACGCTAGGATAGCAGTGGCGGACATGGCAGAGAGGACTGGGGCTAATGAGAAGACCCTATCGTATCACTTCAACCGGCACGTTGTGGAGAACGGAATCGTGAAGGGGTACCTACTCAGGTGGTGGGGAGCGCACTATGCGAAGACGAATACAGTCTCATATTTGGAGCTTGCTATCTCGGGAATCAGGAGGAAGGATGTGGACTCCTTGAGGAGGTCCCTCGAGGCGTTGCCCTTCGCATACTCGAGCAGGCTCCTTGAGGAGGGCGAATCCACCTACGTGCTGCAGATCATGATGCCGCCGAACTACTTCAACCAGTCCATCACCTGGCTGCGCGACAGGCTCTCTGAACTCTCGATGCTGGACAGCACCTCATTCAGGCTGCTGGACGCCAGAGAATCAGCCAGCATGACTGTTCCGCTGGAGCTCTACAACCGGGAGTCTGAGTCTTGGACCATCAAGGTCGACGAGCTGGTGGAGAAGCTCAGGGCAGTGGTCAGGATGGTCGAGGGCGCGGGTGCTCCTAGCGCGGGGATGGGAGGCGCTGCTGCTTCTGGAGATCCTGAGCCAAAGCTTGGGCAGTAG
- a CDS encoding NAD(P)H-hydrate dehydratase — translation MKVSTVEQMRGLDSAAAGKYGVDHHLLMENAGHSVYYVILREMGVRGRRFVVVAGVGNNGGDALVVARKLHSSGGSVRAFVVGDPSGYAGPALQNYEIASKIGIKLSTISGEAQLEELRSSLAWCDAVVDGLFGTGLSRDISGIHRSVIEEINAAGRTVFSVDIPSGIGGNDGRIYGAAVRATYTVTFGLPKLGNILYPGYYYGGKLFVSHISFPPELQDSPDIRTELNEPPELPWRPPWGHKGTFGKLLAVAGARNYYGAPYFSSLSFLKAGGGYSRLAAPRSVIPFIAARASEVVYLPMDETDSGALASSNAARVLELIDQHEIDVVVLGPGISLDQEAQSLTRTLAPKVERPLILDGDGLTAISSDPSVLRSREKPTVLTPHPGEMARLLGTSVGEVESNRVETARRAAKELNSYVVLKGAHSIIAYPDGRAFINMSGNSGMGTAGSGDVLTGTIAAMIGLGLDVGDAVRAGVFIHGLSGDLAAAAKGEDGITAEDVLQWLPAATKAMREDHDGTVRRYMPEVI, via the coding sequence ATGAAGGTAAGCACCGTGGAGCAGATGCGCGGCCTCGACTCGGCCGCCGCTGGCAAGTACGGAGTGGACCACCACCTGCTCATGGAGAACGCGGGTCACTCTGTATACTACGTTATCCTGCGCGAGATGGGGGTCCGCGGCAGGCGCTTCGTCGTCGTGGCGGGCGTCGGCAACAACGGCGGCGATGCGCTGGTGGTGGCGAGGAAACTGCACTCCAGCGGCGGCTCCGTCAGGGCATTCGTGGTCGGCGACCCGTCCGGGTACGCCGGCCCGGCGCTCCAGAACTACGAGATAGCCTCCAAGATCGGCATCAAGCTGAGCACGATATCGGGGGAGGCCCAGCTCGAGGAGCTCCGCTCCTCCCTCGCCTGGTGCGACGCGGTCGTGGACGGCCTCTTCGGGACAGGCCTCTCGAGGGACATCTCCGGGATCCACCGTTCCGTCATAGAGGAGATCAACGCCGCCGGCAGGACCGTCTTCAGCGTAGACATACCATCCGGGATCGGCGGGAACGATGGCAGGATCTACGGCGCGGCCGTGAGGGCCACCTATACAGTCACCTTCGGTCTGCCGAAGCTCGGCAACATACTCTATCCGGGATACTACTATGGCGGAAAGCTATTTGTGTCTCACATCTCGTTCCCCCCGGAGCTCCAGGATTCCCCCGACATACGGACGGAGCTGAACGAGCCCCCCGAGCTGCCCTGGAGGCCCCCGTGGGGGCACAAGGGGACTTTCGGGAAGCTCTTGGCGGTGGCCGGCGCCAGGAACTACTACGGCGCCCCCTACTTCTCGTCCCTCTCCTTCCTGAAGGCTGGCGGGGGCTACTCGAGGCTGGCTGCCCCCAGGTCCGTGATACCGTTCATAGCGGCGAGGGCCAGCGAGGTCGTCTACCTGCCCATGGACGAGACGGACTCCGGTGCGCTCGCGTCCTCCAACGCCGCCAGGGTCCTGGAGCTCATAGATCAGCACGAGATAGACGTGGTCGTCCTCGGGCCCGGCATCTCCCTCGATCAGGAGGCGCAGTCCCTCACTAGGACCCTCGCGCCTAAGGTGGAGCGCCCGCTGATACTGGACGGGGACGGCCTTACCGCCATATCCTCCGATCCATCGGTCCTCAGGTCCAGGGAGAAGCCGACGGTGCTGACGCCCCACCCGGGTGAGATGGCGCGCCTGCTCGGGACCTCCGTCGGCGAGGTCGAGTCGAACCGCGTCGAGACCGCGAGGCGCGCCGCCAAGGAGCTCAACTCCTACGTGGTCCTCAAGGGCGCCCACAGCATCATAGCCTATCCGGATGGCCGCGCGTTCATAAACATGAGCGGGAACTCCGGCATGGGGACGGCGGGCTCCGGGGACGTGCTCACGGGGACGATAGCCGCGATGATCGGCCTGGGGCTCGACGTCGGCGACGCGGTCCGCGCGGGCGTCTTCATCCATGGGCTGTCGGGCGACCTCGCCGCGGCCGCCAAGGGCGAGGACGGGATAACCGCGGAGGACGTTCTCCAGTGGCTTCCCGCGGCCACGAAGGCCATGAGGGAGGACCACGACGGCACGGTCCGCAGGTATATGCCCGAGGTGATCTAG
- a CDS encoding TatD family hydrolase, whose protein sequence is MIADAHCHLVGFSEEELVGLEGILIAAVSEDVQDSRRTLELARRRRGTLAFVGIHPWRAADVQEEDLRAVESLVPDAAGLGEIGIDGDHLETMSMQLEVFRRQLRLAREYDKPVNLHCLRAWEECLDLVLRHDVRSAVFHWYTGPRDLAERISGYGFYISINAAAKVQRRHAELAASIPMRSLLVESDGPYEYRGLRLTPLMIPGLLDLISELRGISRESLEHAVAENFHDAFLGR, encoded by the coding sequence ATGATAGCTGACGCGCACTGCCATCTCGTGGGCTTCAGCGAGGAGGAGCTCGTCGGCCTCGAGGGAATACTGATAGCTGCGGTCTCGGAGGACGTCCAGGACTCTAGGCGCACGCTCGAGCTGGCCCGCCGGAGGCGCGGCACGCTGGCGTTCGTAGGTATCCATCCCTGGAGGGCGGCGGACGTGCAGGAGGAGGATCTGAGGGCCGTGGAGTCGCTCGTCCCCGACGCGGCCGGGCTCGGCGAGATAGGCATTGATGGAGATCACCTAGAGACCATGTCCATGCAGCTGGAGGTCTTCAGGCGCCAGCTGAGGCTGGCCAGGGAGTACGACAAGCCCGTGAACCTCCACTGCCTCCGCGCGTGGGAGGAGTGCCTAGACCTAGTTCTCAGGCACGATGTGAGGTCCGCGGTCTTCCACTGGTACACCGGTCCCCGGGACCTCGCGGAGCGCATATCCGGTTACGGGTTCTACATCTCGATAAACGCGGCCGCCAAGGTCCAGCGCCGGCACGCCGAGCTGGCAGCCTCCATTCCGATGCGCTCGCTCTTGGTGGAGAGCGACGGTCCCTACGAATACAGGGGACTGCGGCTCACTCCACTGATGATACCGGGACTCTTGGACCTGATCTCGGAGCTCAGGGGGATCTCCAGGGAGTCGCTCGAGCACGCGGTAGCTGAGAACTTCCACGACGCATTCTTGGGAAGATGA
- a CDS encoding NAD+ synthase has product MLESPIRRGFDLERAASAIEGFIASKVRSAGASGVVLGVSGGVDSALVLTLSVRALGPSGVLALIMPDSRLTPPEDVSDAKSLCDLFGVRRVEIDIAPIHRACLEHLPSSPLAEGNLRARIRMSLLYYHANAENRIVAGTGDRSEYLLGYFTKYGDGGVDIAPILGLYKTEVRALAAHLGVPERVARKPSSPRLWPGQTAEGELGFSYEEADVVLHRIFDLGEPVDKVRESNPRLVDAVMDWHRRTEHKRAPVESPALPL; this is encoded by the coding sequence GTGCTGGAATCGCCGATCAGGCGCGGGTTTGACCTGGAGAGGGCTGCCTCAGCGATTGAGGGCTTCATAGCGTCGAAGGTGAGGTCCGCCGGCGCCTCCGGGGTGGTGCTCGGGGTCAGCGGCGGCGTCGACTCAGCGCTCGTCCTGACGCTCTCCGTCCGTGCGCTGGGACCCAGCGGGGTCCTGGCGCTGATAATGCCCGATTCCAGGCTCACCCCTCCCGAGGACGTATCGGACGCCAAGTCCCTCTGCGACCTCTTCGGCGTCCGTCGCGTCGAGATCGACATAGCTCCGATACATCGCGCATGTCTCGAGCACCTACCCTCCTCCCCGCTCGCCGAGGGGAACCTGAGGGCCAGGATCAGGATGTCTCTACTGTACTACCACGCGAACGCCGAGAACAGGATTGTTGCCGGCACGGGCGACAGGAGCGAGTACCTTCTCGGCTACTTCACGAAGTACGGGGACGGGGGAGTGGACATAGCTCCCATCTTGGGGCTCTACAAGACTGAGGTGAGGGCGCTCGCGGCGCACTTGGGAGTGCCCGAACGCGTGGCGCGCAAGCCGAGCAGCCCCAGGCTCTGGCCAGGGCAGACCGCGGAGGGAGAACTTGGCTTCTCCTACGAGGAGGCCGATGTAGTGCTGCACAGAATATTCGACCTCGGGGAGCCGGTCGACAAGGTCAGGGAGTCGAATCCAAGGCTGGTCGACGCGGTAATGGACTGGCACAGGAGGACGGAGCACAAAAGGGCACCAGTCGAGTCGCCAGCGCTACCCTTGTGA